The Cellulomonas sp. S1-8 genomic sequence GCACGACCGGCAGCGGCAGGCCGGCGGTGAACATCTCCGCGATCGACAGGCCGACGAGCGCGACGACTGCCCCCACGGACAGGTCGATGCCGCCGGTGAGGATGACGAACGTCATGCCGACGGCCAGCACCAGCAGGTAGGAGTTGTCGACCAGCAGGTTCGACAGCAGCTTCATGCTGACGAAGTCGACGCGCTCGGTGGAGTACCGCTGCTGCCCGACGCCCAGCATCACCAGGAGCGTCAGCACCGTGCCCAGCACGGGCAGGAAGCGCCGGTCGAGGCCTCGCAGCGCGCGGCGTGCGCGGTGCGCGACGGCCACCACGGCGGAGTCGGGCTTGACCATCTCGTCGGTGCTCATGCCGTCACCTCCATGGCGCTCGTCGTCTCGACGGGGGCAGCCGGGGCGTCGGAGCGGTCGGCCCGTCGTCGGCCGCGCAGCATCGCGCGCAGCGTGGGCGACGCGGCCACGCACACCGCGATGAGCACGATCGCCTTGAACAGCGGGGTCGTCTGCGAGGGCAGCTGGAAGATGATGACGGCCCGCTCGAGCGTGCTCAGCAGCATCGCGCCGACCAGCAGCCCGCCCAGGTAGAACCGCCCGCCGTCGAGCTTGGTGCCGCCGAGGACGACGACCATGATCGCGTCCAGCTCCTTCATCAGGCCGATGTTGTTGGCGTCGGCCGCCATCGTGGGCGCCCCGTAGACCAGGCCCGCGAGCGCCGCGAGCACGCCCGCGATGACGTAGACGGTCCACGTGGTGCGCCGCGCCTGGACGCCCGCGAGGCGGCTGGCCTCGCGGTTGATGCCGATCGACTCCAGGAACATGCCCAGCGCGGTGCGTCGCACGACGAGCGCCACGAGGACGAACGCCGCGACCGCGATGATGACCGGCGTCGGGATGCCCAGGACGAACCCGGACCCGATCGTCTTGAACGGTGCGCTGGTCACGGTGGTGATCTGGCCCTGCGTGATGAGCATCGCGATGCCGCGCCCGGCGACCATGAGGATCATCGTCGCGATGAACGGCTGGATCCCGAGCCCGGCGACCATGGCCCCGTTGAACGCCCCGCCGAGCGCACCGACGACCAGCCCGAGCAGCACGGCCACCAGGACGGTGCCGACGTCTCCCGGGTCGGGCGCGTTGTCGAGGTACGTCAGCGACACCGCCAGGCCGATGGCCATGACCGCGCCGACGGACAGGTCGATGCCGCCGGTCGCGATGACCAGGCACATGCCGAGCGCGAGCAGCAGCGGTGTGGCGCTGTTGCGCAGCAGGTCGACGAGCTGGCCGAACAGGTGGCCGTCGCGGACCGTGACGTCGAGGAACCCGGGGCTCATGACGCCGCACGCCAGCAGCAGCGCGATCAGGGCGAGGACCGGCCAGAACAGACCGTGGTGGGTGACCTCACTCACGATCGCGGCGCCGCGGGACGTCGCCGGTGTCGCCGCGGGGAGGGTCGGGGTCATGCGTGGGCTCCGCTCTCGGCGATGGTCTCGAGGATCGTGGCGGTCGTGACGTCGTCGGTGTTGACGAGGTCGTCGACCTTGGCGCGGTCCCGCATGACGACGAGCCGCTGGCTCAGGCGCAGGACCTCCTCGAGCTCGGAGGAGATGAACACGACGGACATGCCGTCCTGGGCGAGCTCGGTGACGAGCTTCTGGATCTCGGCCTTGGCGCCGACGTCGATGCCGCGGGTCGGCTCGTCGAGGATGAGCAGGCGCGGGGCCGTCGCGAGCCACCGCGCGAGCAGCACCTTCTGCTGGTTGCCGCCCGACAGGTTGCGAATGAGCGCGTTCGGGTTGGCCGGGGTGATCTGCAGCGCGGTGATGTACTTCGCGACGACGTCGTCGAGCTGGCGGCGGGGCAGGGGTCGCCAGGTGCCGCGCCGGGCCTGGAGCGCGAGGGCGATGTTCTCGCGGACGGTGAGGTCCCCGACGATGCCCTCCTTCTTGCGGTCCTCGGTCGAGTACGCGATGCCCCGCTCGATCGCGCCGAGCGGCGACGTCAGCTTGGTGAGCGTGCTCTGCACGCGGACCTCGCCCGTGTCGGCCCGGTCGGCGCCCGAGAGCAGCCGCGCCATCTCGGTGCGTCCGGAACCGAGCAGGCCGGCGACGCCGAGGATCTCCCCGGCGTAGAGGTTGACGTCGAACGGCTGGATCGACCCGGCCTTGCCCAGGCCGATGGCCGTGAGGAACGGCGTCTCGCGCTCGGAGTGGATCGTGATGGTCGAGCGCGCCTTCTCCTCGATGCCCGCGAGCGCCTCGCCCGACTTGCCGATCATCGCGGCGATCAGCGCACGGCGGGGCAGGTCGGCGACGAGGTGCTCACCGACGAACTGCCCGTTGCGCAGCACGGTCAGGCGGTCGGAGATCTCGTAGATCTGGTCGAGGAAGTGCGAGACGAACAGGATCGCGACCCCGTCGTCCTTGAGCCGGCGCACGACGCGGAACAGCTCGGCGACCTCGGCCTTGTCGAGGCTCGACGTGGGCTCGTCGAGGATGAGCACCTTGGCGTCGACGACGAGCGCACGCGCGATCGCGCACAGCTGCTGGACGGCGATCGTGTGCGAGGACAGCATCGAGCGCGGGTCGATGTCGAGGTTGAGACGCGCGAGGAACTCGGCGGCCCGGCGGCGGGTGGCCCGCCAGTTGATGAACGGTCCGCGGCGCACCTCGTGGCCGAGCATGACGTTCTCGGCCACCGTGAGGTTCGCGCAGAGGTTGACCTCCTGGTAGACGGTCGAGATGCCGGCGGCCTGCGCCTGGCTGGGACCGTCGAACCGCAGGTCCTGACCGTCGACCTCGATCCGACCGGAGTCGATCGAGTAGACGCCGGTGAGGGCCTTGATGAGCGTCGACTTGCCGGCGCCGTTCTCCCCCATGAGCGCGTGCACCTCACCCGGGAACAGCCGGAAGGGGACGTCGTCGAGGGCCTTGACGCCGGGGAACGCGATGGAGATGCCGGTCATCCGGACGACCGGAGCACGATCGGCGGGGGCTCGATCGGCGGGGGCACCCTCGGCGGGGACGGGGTGTGGTGCGGACATCGGTGTCCTTCCTTGCGGACGTGACGACCGGGCGGTCGGCGGGTGCCGACCGCCCGGTCGGCGCTCGTGCGTCAGTACGCGCGGGCGTCCACGTCGGCCTGCGTGATCGTCTGGTCGAACGCCTCGTCGATGACGATGGTCTCCTTCGGCACGTCCTCGCCGTCGTAGACCTGCTGGATCAGCTCGGCCAGCTGGTCGCCGAAGACCGGGTTGCACTCGACGACGTAGTTGAACTTCTTGTCGACGAGCGCCTGCAGCCCGTCACGGACACCGTCGACGGACACGATCTGGATGTCCTCGCCGGGGACCTTGCCCGCGGCCTCGATGGCCTCGATGG encodes the following:
- a CDS encoding ABC transporter permease, with amino-acid sequence MTPTLPAATPATSRGAAIVSEVTHHGLFWPVLALIALLLACGVMSPGFLDVTVRDGHLFGQLVDLLRNSATPLLLALGMCLVIATGGIDLSVGAVMAIGLAVSLTYLDNAPDPGDVGTVLVAVLLGLVVGALGGAFNGAMVAGLGIQPFIATMILMVAGRGIAMLITQGQITTVTSAPFKTIGSGFVLGIPTPVIIAVAAFVLVALVVRRTALGMFLESIGINREASRLAGVQARRTTWTVYVIAGVLAALAGLVYGAPTMAADANNIGLMKELDAIMVVVLGGTKLDGGRFYLGGLLVGAMLLSTLERAVIIFQLPSQTTPLFKAIVLIAVCVAASPTLRAMLRGRRRADRSDAPAAPVETTSAMEVTA
- a CDS encoding sugar ABC transporter ATP-binding protein, whose translation is MTGISIAFPGVKALDDVPFRLFPGEVHALMGENGAGKSTLIKALTGVYSIDSGRIEVDGQDLRFDGPSQAQAAGISTVYQEVNLCANLTVAENVMLGHEVRRGPFINWRATRRRAAEFLARLNLDIDPRSMLSSHTIAVQQLCAIARALVVDAKVLILDEPTSSLDKAEVAELFRVVRRLKDDGVAILFVSHFLDQIYEISDRLTVLRNGQFVGEHLVADLPRRALIAAMIGKSGEALAGIEEKARSTITIHSERETPFLTAIGLGKAGSIQPFDVNLYAGEILGVAGLLGSGRTEMARLLSGADRADTGEVRVQSTLTKLTSPLGAIERGIAYSTEDRKKEGIVGDLTVRENIALALQARRGTWRPLPRRQLDDVVAKYITALQITPANPNALIRNLSGGNQQKVLLARWLATAPRLLILDEPTRGIDVGAKAEIQKLVTELAQDGMSVVFISSELEEVLRLSQRLVVMRDRAKVDDLVNTDDVTTATILETIAESGAHA